TTTAGAAGCTTGTTCGCCCTGATAGTTTTTACGTACAGAAAGAGGAGCTTGCCTGGATGGATAACGTCTTATACTATATGAGACAGTATTTGAAACTGTTCATGATTTTCTATCGAGGGTCTGATTTCATACCGCGTGAGCCTTAGCTTAGAAACGTTAGATTCGATAGAATGTGATGCCGTAAACGCCCGGGCCGGCGTGCGCCCCGACAACAGGCCCTACCGTTCCCTGATCCACCGTGCTGCCGGGTGGAAGGTCCTTCAGCAGGCTTGTGAGGATTTCCGCCGCTTCCGGATTGGCGCCCTGAAGCACGGCGCAAATCATCGGGTGGTTCCCGGCTTTCTGTATTGCTATTTCTGCAAGACGGCGAAGGGCGACTCTACGTCCGCGTACCTTTTCGAAAGGCTGTATAATCCCTTCATGGACGGTTAGAATGGGGTTGATATTAAGGATGGTACCCAGGAGGGCCTGCGCTTTACCGATACGCCCTCCCCGCCGGAGGTACTCGAGTGTTTCTACGCAGAAGAAAATCCGCGTCGTCTGCATGATACGCCGGGTTAATGAGACGATGTCATCCAGGGCGCGGCCTTCAAGGGCGGCCCGGGCGGCGGCCTGCGCCACAAGCCCGAGGCCTGCGGCCACCAGCCTTGAATCGATGACCGTTATCCGGGCGTCCGGGAAAAAGGAACGGGCAGTCTCCGCGGAATTCACCGTCCCGCTAAGGTCGCGCGATATATGCATTGAAATGATACTCTTGCCGTCCTCAAGCAGTTTTCGGTAAGCGGCCTCAAACTCCCCGGGGGACGGCTGGGAGGTGGTGGCTGTTTCACCCGCTTTCAGGCGTGCATAAAACGTATTTGAATCTATATCCACTCCGTCACGATAAACCTTTTGCCCGAATATGACCTTAAGCGGCACCACGGTAATCCTTAGATCCCGGGCAAGTGCCGCCGGCAGGTCGGCGGTACTATCGGTTACTATGGCGACTTCAGTTATACTTGTTCCCTCCTAACCCGGATAAACCGGAACAAATTTTAAGTCCTTATTCGGCGGCTATCAAATAGAAATAAAATGGTTGACCGCCGTACTGAAGTTCCAGTTCGACCTCCGGCAGCATCTCCGTCAGGCGGGCCGCAAGCGCCTCCGCCGCTCCGGTATCAACGTCCTTCCCGTAGAAAAGAGTAAGCACATCCCTACCCGGAACGATATCCATCGCGGCCTTTTCAACGACGCCGTTGAGGTCGTCTCCGGCAGCTATAAGATCATCGCCCCTTAAAGCGATGATTTCACCTTCACTAACCTCGCGGTCGCCGATCTTTGCGGTCCTTACCGCACGCGTGACTTCCGACGTAACGACTCTTTCGGCGGCGGTCTTCATCCGGGAACTGTTAGCGGCGGCGCCGGCAGCCGGATCAAAAGCCAGTAGAGCCGAGAGCCCCTGCGGCATGGTGGTTGTAGGAATCACCTCGACGGTCCGGCCGGTGATGTCTTGTACCTGCCGCGCGGTGAGGATTACATTACTGTTGTTCGGGAGGATAATCACGTCTTTAGCCCGGGTTCCTTCGACAGCGGCGGTGATCTCGCCTGTACTGGGATTCATGGTCTGACCGCCGGGTACTGTTGACGCGCCCAAGTTTGCGAAAAGAGCATTAAAGCCTTCTCCGATACAGACCGCTACCACCGCGGTACCAGAATACTCTTCATTTGCTTCCTGGTGTTGATCGCGCATGTTGCTGATGCGGATATTGTGCAGCGTGCCCCGCTTTATCCCTTCTTCGAGCACGATCCCCGGGTGGTCGGTATGGATATGGATCCGGAGAAGGTCCCCTTCGCCTACGACCATGAGGCAGTCGCCGCAAGGCGCCAGGGTTTCTTTAAGGTCGGTCGTGTCCGGTTGCACGCTTTTAAGAAGGAACTCCGTGCAATAGGTAAAATTGATGGTTTCCTCTTTTTTCGAAGCGAAAGACGACGCGGCTTTCCCCGCCGCGCCGGGGATGTCACCTCTTTCGGTGTTATCGGGAAGCTCAAACTCCCGGCCGACCCGGGCATGTTTCTCGGTGGCCACCCGGAAAGCTCCTTCCAGTATGGCGGTGAAACCACGCCCGCCGGCGTCCACCACTCCGGCCTCTTTTAAAAGCGGTAAAAGTTCCGGCGTTTGAGCCAGGCTGCGGGTTGCCGCCTTTAAGATATAGGTGATCAGCCTCAGCGGATTTTGGCTCCGGTGAGCGGTAGAGCAGGCTTCCTGAGCCGTGTCCTTGAGGACGGTAAGTATTGTTCCCTCCACCGGAGAACTGACCGCCCGGTAAGCCAGCTTCGTTCCCGAAACGAGGGCGTCTGCTATGTCCTGTACGCTTGCTCTTTCGATTTCCTTGAGGGCGACGGCAAATCCCTGGATGACCTGGGACAATATCACGCCGGAATTCCCACGCGCTCCCAGCAAAGCGCCGCGGGCGGCGGATTCCGCCGCCGCGCCGATTTGTCGGGGCGGCGGGTCGCTGATAGCCGCCACGGCGGCCTCAAGGGTCGCCTGCATATTGGAACCGGTGTCGCCGTCGGGAACCGGAAAGACGTTCAGGGCGTCGACCTCCCGGCGGTGAAGGCCAAGCCACTGGAGCGCACCTTTGAGTATCCTGGTGAATAAAACGCCGTCGATACCGTTTGCCTCCAAGGAGATCGTCATCTTCCTTCCTCACTGAAACGTCGGTATCAGAGGCAGTTCCCCTGTGTCCGAACCCGGGGGGATAACGGGAGGCGGTCCCGGAAGATCCGATGGTTGGCCTTCACCATTGTTCGATCCATCACCCGGGATCAGGCTGTTGCCATGGAGGCCGCAGCTTTCCGTGGGTGCCCGTTCGGCGGCATCGGCGACGGAAGAGGGAACCTGGTAGGGTAATTTTACCAGAACCTTAGATAACCTCTCCGGGCAGTTTTCCGTCGCCAGAAGGCCCGAAGTCGCGCAAACATCGACCAGCACGTGGGTATTATCAACCGACGTAGGGATTGTCCCCTGCGCGAAAAGATCAGTCAACTGGTCTTCAGCAGGCGTCAACGGACCCGGGAGAAGGCCTGATTTGCTGTCCACGGTCGCCGCAGTGATACCGGGCGGGCGGACGAAGTTTTGCGACGGAGCGTCCTTCAACGCGTTGGACATGATTTCATGCCAGATCATTGCCGGATAGCTGCCCCCGTACTCCCGGGGCATTGCCCGCGGCTGATCGTGGCCGATCCAGACCACAGCGACGAGTTCAGGGGTATAACCGCAGAACCAGACGTCCTTACTGTCGTCGGTGGTACCGGTCTTGCCCGCCGCGGAGTGGGAACCCAGACGCGCCCTGCGTCCTGTTCCGCGCTCCACGACCGACTGCAGCATGTCGGTCACCAGGTATGCAGTGGTGGCCTTCATCACACGGACCCTTTTGGGCTTAAACTCGTCAAGGACGGTATCGTTTCTTGTTGTAACCTTGGTGATTGCGGTCGGGGGGATGTAGATCCCCTGGTTGGCAAAGGCGCCGTATGCCTGTGCCATCATGAGGGGTGTGACCCCCTTGTGAACCCCTCCCAGTGCCAGGCTTAAACCCTCCTGACCGGGGGAGAACACGATTCCCAGACGGGAGGCGAATGCTTCCGCCTTTGTAAGCCCTACCTTTTGTAACACCCGTACGGCGGGGACGTTTATCGAACTGGTAACGGCGGTGCGCAGCGTGATAAGCCCGCGGTACTTTCCGTCGTAATTCTTCGGCTTATAATCGCTGAACTGGACAGGCGCGTCATCAACTACCGTGGCCGGACCGTAGCCAAGCTCCTCAATAGCGGGCCCGTAAGCGATAATCGGCTTAAAAGCAGACCCCGGTTGGCGGTAGATATCTGTTGCGCGGTTAAGTCCCCGCTGGTGGGTATATTCACGGCCTCCCACGAACGCTTTAATTTGGCCGTTATGGGGGTCTAGCACCACCGCCGCTCCCTGCGGTTCAATCCTGCCCTCACTGTCCCGGCTGGAAGGGGGGAAGTTTTTTGAGTTCTGCATCGCCTTTTCGGCTGTTTCCTGAATCTTCGGGTCAACCGTGGTATAAACCTTCAGCCCGCCCCGAAACACCTGGTTCACGCCGTATTTGGCGACCAACTGGTCAGTGACATAATCGACAAAGAAAGGGTATAAGTATGCCTTTCCGGATCCCGTACCAGCATTGAGTTTAAAAGGTTCGGCCTTGGCTTGTTCGGCCTTTTCCGGCGAAATAAAGCCATAGCGGGACATGTTGTCAAGAACGGAATTGCGGCGCTTAAGAGCGGCCTGCGGGTCGCGGAAAGGGGAATAAATCGACGGTCCCTTTAACACAGCTGAAAGCAGGGCGCCTTCCGCGATAGTAAGCCGGCTTACATCCTTATTGAAATAGGTTCTTGAAGCGGCCTGGATCCCGTAAGCTCCTTCCCCGAAGTAGACATGGTTCAGGTAAAGCTCCAGAATCTCCTGTTTTTGAAAGTGGCGTTCGATTTGAAGCGCTAAGACGGCTTCCTGAATTTTGCGCTTTATTGTTTGATCTTGAGACAGAAAGCAGGTTCTTGCGAGCTGCTGTGTTATGGTGCTGCCGCCTTCCCTTATTTCCCCGCCGACCAGGTCACGGAAGAGGGCGCGGAAAATAGCGCGCGGATCGACTCCTACGTGGTCGTAAAAGCGTACGTCTTCGGTGGCCAGGAAAGCATTCTGAACCTCGATAGGAATCGCGCTAAGTTTCACCGGCACACGGTTTTGGATGCCGATTTCCGTTATCACGTCTCCATTTTTATCATACAGAGTTGTTGAAAGCGAACCCTCCAGGCGGTTCGGGTCGAA
This window of the Bacillota bacterium genome carries:
- a CDS encoding DegV family protein; this translates as MTEVAIVTDSTADLPAALARDLRITVVPLKVIFGQKVYRDGVDIDSNTFYARLKAGETATTSQPSPGEFEAAYRKLLEDGKSIISMHISRDLSGTVNSAETARSFFPDARITVIDSRLVAAGLGLVAQAAARAALEGRALDDIVSLTRRIMQTTRIFFCVETLEYLRRGGRIGKAQALLGTILNINPILTVHEGIIQPFEKVRGRRVALRRLAEIAIQKAGNHPMICAVLQGANPEAAEILTSLLKDLPPGSTVDQGTVGPVVGAHAGPGVYGITFYRI
- a CDS encoding DAK2 domain-containing protein, giving the protein MTISLEANGIDGVLFTRILKGALQWLGLHRREVDALNVFPVPDGDTGSNMQATLEAAVAAISDPPPRQIGAAAESAARGALLGARGNSGVILSQVIQGFAVALKEIERASVQDIADALVSGTKLAYRAVSSPVEGTILTVLKDTAQEACSTAHRSQNPLRLITYILKAATRSLAQTPELLPLLKEAGVVDAGGRGFTAILEGAFRVATEKHARVGREFELPDNTERGDIPGAAGKAASSFASKKEETINFTYCTEFLLKSVQPDTTDLKETLAPCGDCLMVVGEGDLLRIHIHTDHPGIVLEEGIKRGTLHNIRISNMRDQHQEANEEYSGTAVVAVCIGEGFNALFANLGASTVPGGQTMNPSTGEITAAVEGTRAKDVIILPNNSNVILTARQVQDITGRTVEVIPTTTMPQGLSALLAFDPAAGAAANSSRMKTAAERVVTSEVTRAVRTAKIGDREVSEGEIIALRGDDLIAAGDDLNGVVEKAAMDIVPGRDVLTLFYGKDVDTGAAEALAARLTEMLPEVELELQYGGQPFYFYLIAAE
- a CDS encoding penicillin-binding protein 1A, giving the protein MNNRTRKKKKRLNPWRLTVLVVLLGIFFLGVGAAGIFVYSLKGMPSFDPNRLEGSLSTTLYDKNGDVITEIGIQNRVPVKLSAIPIEVQNAFLATEDVRFYDHVGVDPRAIFRALFRDLVGGEIREGGSTITQQLARTCFLSQDQTIKRKIQEAVLALQIERHFQKQEILELYLNHVYFGEGAYGIQAASRTYFNKDVSRLTIAEGALLSAVLKGPSIYSPFRDPQAALKRRNSVLDNMSRYGFISPEKAEQAKAEPFKLNAGTGSGKAYLYPFFVDYVTDQLVAKYGVNQVFRGGLKVYTTVDPKIQETAEKAMQNSKNFPPSSRDSEGRIEPQGAAVVLDPHNGQIKAFVGGREYTHQRGLNRATDIYRQPGSAFKPIIAYGPAIEELGYGPATVVDDAPVQFSDYKPKNYDGKYRGLITLRTAVTSSINVPAVRVLQKVGLTKAEAFASRLGIVFSPGQEGLSLALGGVHKGVTPLMMAQAYGAFANQGIYIPPTAITKVTTRNDTVLDEFKPKRVRVMKATTAYLVTDMLQSVVERGTGRRARLGSHSAAGKTGTTDDSKDVWFCGYTPELVAVVWIGHDQPRAMPREYGGSYPAMIWHEIMSNALKDAPSQNFVRPPGITAATVDSKSGLLPGPLTPAEDQLTDLFAQGTIPTSVDNTHVLVDVCATSGLLATENCPERLSKVLVKLPYQVPSSVADAAERAPTESCGLHGNSLIPGDGSNNGEGQPSDLPGPPPVIPPGSDTGELPLIPTFQ